One stretch of Sander lucioperca isolate FBNREF2018 chromosome 13, SLUC_FBN_1.2, whole genome shotgun sequence DNA includes these proteins:
- the nlgn2b gene encoding neuroligin-2b isoform X2: protein MNRPRDEDIRDRRKKPVMLFIHGGSYMEGSGNLFDGSVLAAYGNVIVVTMNYRLGVLGFLSTGDQSAKGNYGLLDQIQALRWLNENIGHFGGDPERITIFGSGAGAACVNLLILSHHSEGLFQRAIAQSGSAISSWAVNYRPMMYTKILARKVGCTLGDMAELVECLRRKSFRELVDQDIQPARYHIAFGPVVDGDVVPDDPEILMQQGEFLNYDILLGVNQGEGLKFVDDSEGEDGISAASFDYTISNFVDNLYGYPDGKDILRETIKFMYTDWADRDNSDMRRKTLLALFTDHQWVAPAVATAKLHAEFQSPVYFYTFHHHCQTEARPDWADAAHGDEIPYVFGIPMVGATDLFPCNFSKNDVMLSAVVMTYWTNFAKTGDPNLPVPQDTTFIHTKPNRFEEVIWTKFSSKDKQYLHIGLKPRVRDNYRANKVAFWLELVPHLHSLHKEIISSITTRLPPGGTNRWKGPHSPGTRSTRHPVISTYPPDPEPYGSERPRFSPFPDETRDYSTELSVTVAVGASLLFLNVLAFAALYYKRDKRHELMQRRHRRLSPQRVTTMGMGVGMGVVGAPPHNDLALSQEEELMSLQMKQQRVELEHGTPLPSRGIHGDLEPLRPPVCPPDYTLALRRAPEDVPLMTANTITMIPSTISSMQPLHPFNTYPPVPAPSTTPVPSHSNNALPHQHSTTRV from the exons GGTTTCTGAGCACAGGGGACCAGTCTGCTAAGGGGAACTATGGCTTGTTGGACCAGATCCAGGCCCTGCGCTGGCTCAATGAAAACATTGGCCACTTTGGAGGAGACCCAGAGAGAATCACCATCTTTGGCTCGGGCGCTGGTGCCGCCTGTGTGAACCTTCTCATCCTCTCCCACCACTCCGAAG GCCTGTTCCAGAGGGCCATCGCTCAGAGTGGCTCAGCCATCTCCAGCTGGGCAGTCAACTACCGACCGATGATGTACACCAAGATCTTGGCCAGGAAGGTCGGCTGCACTCTGGGGGACATGGCTGAGTTGGTGGAATGCCTGAGGAGGAAGAGTTTCCGGGAGTTAGTGGACCAAGACATCCAGCCTGCACGCTACCACATCGCCTTCGGACCTGTGGTAGATGGGGACGTGGTGCCCGACGACCCTGAGATCCTCATGCAGCAG GGTGAGTTCCTGAACTATGACATTTTGCTGGGCGTCAACCAGGGAGAGGGCCTGAAATTTGTGGATGACAGTGAAGGAGAAGACGGAATATCAGCAGCTTCGTTTGACTACACCATCTCCAACTTTGTGGACAATCTGTATGGATACCCTGATG GTAAAGACATTCTGAGGGAAACCATAAAATTCATGTACACAGACTGGGCTGACAGGGACAACAGTGACATGCGTAGGAAGACCCTCCTGGCTCTGTTCACGGACCATCAGTGGGTGGCCCCGGCTGTTGCCACTGCCAAACTGCACGCTGAGTTCCAGTCGCCTGTCTATTTCTATACCTTCCACCACCACTGTCAGACCGAGGCGAGGCCAGACTGGGCAGACGCAGCCCATGGAGATGAGATCCCATATGTGTTTGGGATTCCCATGGTGGGAGCCACTGACCTGTTTCCCTGTAACTTCTCCAAGAACGATGTAATGCTCAGTGCCGTAGTCATGACATACTGGACCAACTTTGCCAAGACAGG AGATCCTAACCTACCAGTTCCTCAGGACACCACATTCATCCACACCAAGCCCAACCGCTTTGAAGAGGTCATCTGGACCAAGTTCAGCTCCAAAGACAAGCAGTACTTGCATATCGGCCTGAAGCCTCGCGTCAGAGACAACTACCGGGCCAACAAGGTGGCCTTCTGGCTGGAGCTGGTGCCACATCTCCACAGCCTCCACAAGGAAATCATTAGCTCCATCACAACTCGACTGCCGCCCGGAGGCACCAACCGCTGGAAGGGCCCTCACAGCCCTGGCACCCGCTCCACACGGCATCCTGTAATCTCCACCTATCCGCCTGATCCTGAACCCTATGGTTCAGAGAGACCCCGATTTTCTCCCTTTCCCGATGAGACACGGGACTACTCCACCGAGCTGAGTGTGACGGTAGCTGTGGGCGCCTCGCTTCTTTTCCTGAACGTGCTGGCCTTTGCCGCGCTTTACTACAAACGGGATAAGCGCCATGAACTCATGCAGAGACGCCACCGCCGACTGTCCCCGCAGCGTGTCACGACGATGGGCATGGGCGTCGGCATGGGAGTAGTAGGGGCCCCGCCGCACAATGACCTGGCGCTGAGTCAGGAGGAGGAGCTAATGTCGCTGCAGATGAAGCAGCAGAGAGTGGAGCTGGAGCACGGCACACCCCTCCCTTCCCGCGGCATCCACGGCGACCTGGAACCTCTGCGGCCCCCTGTGTGCCCACCTGACTACACGCTGGCCCTGCGGCGGGCGCCGGAGGATGTGCCACTGATGACAGCCAATACCATCACCATGATCCCGAGCACCATCAGCAGCATGCAGCCCCTCCACCCCTTCAACACTTATCCCCCTGTCCCGGCCCCCTCCACTACACCTGTCCCCAGCCACAGCAACAATGCCCTGCCACATCAACACTCCACCACCCGTGTATAG